The genome window GTGTACATTATTTATAACGAAAACTGGAAAGATGGTATGTCATCATCTATTCATTTAGGCATAAATGAATTACAGAAAAAGAATGCGCAAATTTCAGGTGTTATTTTAATGCTTTGTGATCAGCCTTTTGTAGATGCACGCTTGCTAAACCAGTTGGTACAGGAAAAATCGCAAAAAAGCATTACCGCGTGCGCTTATAACAGCGGAATAGGCCCCCCTGTATTTTTTGATGCTTACTACTTCCCGGAACTACTTTTATTAAAAGGGAATGAAGGCGCTAAAAATCTGATACTTAAACATGGAGACCATGTTACTACTATCCCCTTCCCATCAGGGGGTATCGACGTAGATACAGTTGAAGACTTTGAAAACCTGGTCAGTAATTCTGACAACCCTGGCTCACCCTTGTAATAATTATGCCTTCCCGGGAAACGCTGCGCGATTGCTGCATCGGCTCCCGAAAAGGCACAAAACTTGTAAAGACTTATCGGTTATTTTACTACCGAAAATTTATAGCTCGACTGGGTTTTATAAACATCACCCGGCTTTAAAATCGTTGAAGGAAATGATGGCTGGTTTGGCGAATCAGGAAAGTGCTGTGTTTCCAATGCGAACGAAGTACGGTAATCGTCTTTCTTACCTGCTTTCATAACATTTAACCCTTTCATAAAGTTCCCGCTGTAAAACTGCAGGCCAGGCTCCTCGGTAAATACCTCCATTTTTATACCGCTTTTGTCACCAATTACGGTTGCCACTGCAGTAGTAATGGTGTGTTTATTCAGAACAAAGTTATGGTCATATCCTTTTCCGTTCTTAAGCTGGATATTATCATCATTAATGCGGCTGCCGATAGTTACCGGCTTGCGGAAATCAAACGGCGTGTTAGCTACGGTTTCAATTTTTCCTAAAGGTATCAACGTCGAGTCAACAGGCACGTAGGTATCGGCATCAACCTGTAAGGTATGATTCAGCACCGTACCGCTGCCTGCGCCATTTAAGTTAAAAAACGCATGGTTAGTTAGGTTAACAATTGTTTTCTTATCAGTGGTTGCTTCGTAGTCGCATTTAAATGAATTATCATCGGTAAGCGAATACGTTACCTTAACCTTTAAATTACCCGGAAAACCTTCCTCCATATCTTTTGACAGGTAGCTCAATTCCAACGTTGCTGAATCAATAAGTTTTGCATCCCAAACCATTTCCTGGAAACCTTTTTTGCCTCCGTGCAGCATATTGGGTGCGTTGTTGGTGCTTGACTGATATTCCTTTCCATCTATCTTAAACTTTCCTTTTGCAATACGATTGCCATAGCGGCCAATAGTAGCGCCGTAATAGCGCTCGGTTGATTTCTCGAACCCGCGTACACTGTCAAATCCTAAAACAACGTCGGTTAATTTACCTTCCTTGTCCGGAACCAATATGCTTACTACGCGCCCGCCGTAATTGGTTATGGCGGCTTCCATACCATGTTTGTTTTTCAAAATATACAGGTGTGTCTGTTTACCGTTAATGGTTTTTGCATAGGCAGCCGTATCAGGCAAAGCATGTGAAGTACTATCAGTCATAGTGGTGTTTTTTTTGTCAGTTGATGTTTGATTACAGGCTGATATAGCTAATATACATGCCGGTAATAATATTGCAGATAATTTTTTTGGAAGCTTCATAAAATGGCTAATTTAATAATTGGTTTAGTTTGGTTATTTGTCGTTTAGTTTTTTAATTAAATCCACTTCTTCCTGTTTATACGGCTGGCCATCCTTACGGAAGATGTCATGAAACCATACTTTTGGTTCGGCACCGTCAGGCATTGGGGTGTCCCAGGCGTAAATAGTATTGGTTTTACCGCTTACAAAACCCCAGTTAATAGCTCCTACATTTTCTTTTTTCAGCATCGGCATGGTGTTCTCAAATGTACTGTTCCGGGGCCGCGCCATGTATTCGGTACAAATAACAGGGCGGTTATTTATTTTAAGTAATTGAACTACGCGCTGATGCAGCTCTGGTGAATCATAGCAATGGTAGGTTATTACATCAGAATTTTTTAGCTGCACTTTATTTAATGCTTCCAAATTCCAGTCCCACATCCCTGAGCTTACCGGCTGATCGGGGTTTACAGCATGCGCCCACGCAAATACTTTTGGTAAAAGCCTTGATGCTATCTTATTTTTATCGCCATTGCCCGGCTCGTTGTACAAATCCCAAAGTAAAATACGCTTGTCATGCTTAAAGGTGGTTAAAATATCGTCCACGTAAACCTTAAGTGCTGCAAAATCGGCTTCTGTGGTAAGCGGCCTGCCCGGGTCCTGCATCCAGCCCGAATTATGAATCCCCGGTTTTGGGTCCGGCTGTTTACCCGGCCTGGCGTTAGGATTCCAGCAATCATCAAAAAAAACAAAAATGGTTTGAATATGATGTTTATCTGCAATTGCTAAATATTTGCTGATCCTTGATTTAAATCCCCTAGGGTCTTCTTTCCAAACCACGCTATGCAAAAAAACACGCATCGCATTAAATCCAATGCGCTCTGCGTAGCCCAGCTCCCTGTCAATTGTTGCCGGATCAAAGGTTTCTGCCTGCCACATTTCCAGCTGGTTAATGGCCGTACTTGGCGAAAAATTAGCACCGTTTATCCATTTGTGCTGTGCATACCAGGCATTTGCCTTTTCTGCCGGCCAGATATTTGAAACGGTTTTCTTCTGCGCAAATATTGCGGGAGAAACGGTTAGTAATAACCCAATTGCAAGCAGGCTCTTTAAATTGAATAATCTCATGTTTATTGTTATTGTGATGGTGCAGTAATGTAAATACCCTCTTTTACCGGTGTTCCAAAGTCCGGTGTCCCGTCTGCATTCCAGCTAAACTTTTGCATTCTTGGCGATCTGTCCTTACCGCAACCTTGCCCGGGCTGCGAATTGGCGTGGTATAGAATCCAATCTTCCTTACCATCGGCAGATTTAAAAAAGGAATTGTGCCCCGGTGCATAAACACCATTTTCCGGTGATTGCTTAAATACCGGCTGAGCCGATTTTGTCCAGGAAGCAGAATCTAACAAATTTTTATCTGTCGATGCACTGAGCATTCCCAATGCATAATAATCCGTCCAGCAGCCACTTGCCGAATAAACCAGGAAAAGCTTGTTATTATGTTTTAAAATTTCCGGGCCTTCATTTACATTCACATGTGGCGGGTTACCGCTATCGTGCAGATCGCCATATTTTTCCCAGTTATAGGTAGGACTGGAGATCTTTACCCGTTTAGTACCAACGGTCCATGGATTTTTCAGCTGCGCTATGTAAATATTTTGCTGCCCGTTCTCATCGCCTTCCCAACCGGCCCATATCATATACAGCTTGCCTTTGTTTTCAAATACCGATGCGTCAATAGCCCACTTATTCGTAGCATCTGAAATTTTGCCCTTAAATGTCCAGTTGCCCAGCTGCGGATCAGCGGAAGCATTTTCCAAAACGTAGATCCTGTGGTTATTGTTGCTTCCCTCATCGGCAGCAAAATACAGGTACCATTTATGATTTATGAAATGAAGCTCGGGTGCCCATATTTCTTTGGAATAAGATGTATTGGGTGGCGGTGTCCAAACCGTTACTTCTTTTGCAGATTTAAGATCTGCCATGTTTTTGGTTTTGTATAAAACTATCCTATCGCCTTTGCTACTGGTGTAATAGTAATACCCGGTATGATATATTACCCAGGGATCGGCACCCGACGGCAATAGCGGGTTAGTAAACTCTTTTTTATGAGATTGCGCCAGCGCAGCATTAAAAAATAAAACTGTTAAAAATACATTTAAAAGTTGTTTCATAAAAAAAGGCCGTAGCTATAAATTGGTTTATGAAATTCAGGGTTATGAACGCTAAGGTAGTTTTTATTTTTAATTGCGGCAAATTTTCAGTTTTACTGTTAAAAATCAAACCCGTCAAGGCCTACAACTGCCGAATCGCAAATATAAGTGGGTACGATGCCGGTAGAAGTGATTCGGTTATCAGCGTCTTTGGGAAGCGTGTTGCCCGATAATACCAGCACTGTATCCAGCCCGAATTTATTACCGCCCAGAATATCAGTTTGCAACGTGTCCCCTACCATCACAATTTGTTTTTTACTGATCGGCCGGTATTCGCGGATCAGGTCATAAGCAAACATAAACATTTGTGAGTCGGGCTTTCCAAACCTTATAAACTGTTTACCTATTATACTTTCTATCATGGCGGCTATACCACCTATTGCAATGCCAACATCGCTTAATGATACCGGGTAGGCCTTGTCAGTATTGGCAACAATAACAGGAATGGTCCTTTTACGCAGGATATTGACCGTTTTATTCAGGTCATCGCACCAGTTAAAACCTTCATCATCCAAAAAAATCAGGGCATTTACCTTATCAATATTATCCGCGTTAATTTGGCTGACAGGAAGGGTATGCAAGCCCGAACTGTCAATATAGTGCGACGATTCAGGCGTACCTAAAAAGGCAACAATTCCATCATCCACCTTAAGGTCAAGGTATTCTTTAGTAAGCATCCCTGACGAAACAATCCGGTCATGGGTAATATGTTTTAACCCATGCCTGTGATAGCTCTCAGCCAGTTGTACCGGGCTGCGCGAGGCATCGTTGGTAACAATATAATATTCCTTGCCCTGGGCCTCCAGATAGTCGAATGTTTTATGGATGCCCGGCACAAGGCCCTGGTAAGTTTTAATTACGCCAAATGCATCAAAAAATATTATGTCGTATTTATCAATTATCGATTTAAAATTTTCAATGCGCTTCATGTTAGAGATTAGAGGTTAGAGACCAGAGGTTAGTTATTTAAATCTTATTTTTTCTATGAGTAATCAACTATGAGCCATGAACTACAGTCCTAGCGCATCAATTATTTTCTCCGCATCAAAATCCCTGTCGACTGATGGCAGATAGATTTCAAAAGCTTCTGCCTGCAGCTTTTTGGCATACTGTTCATTAAAAAAGTATTTACCATCCTTAATCACGTAATTTAAGATAAAAAAACGGTAAGCTTCCTTTAAAAATCTGATCTCGTCTGCTGTAATCGGATTTACTTTATGATATTCCTTTAAAAACAGGATAAACCTGTCTTCCATCATCGTAGTTATCACATAACTAAAAACGGTACGGTCGCCCCTGTCGGAGCATACGCGGCTAAAAAAGTAAAAATCCAGGATCCGGTAACTCATCCTGAACCAGTCATAATCCCAGCGGGAGTAAAGTTCAAGATCAGGCGTTACTGAAAAATTACCAATGTTCCAGTCAATAAACACAGGGATGATCTCGAAGGAAGACATGTTATATTTCGACCTGTTTTTGAGGAACAACTCGCAGTGATACTTCAAAAAATCAACCTGCATGGCCGATCCAAACTGTTTCTCATTGGTTTCCAGTTCACGCTGCAACGAAAAGATATCGGTCCGCAGCGTCTTTGACGATTTCGGCAGCACATTCTTAACCCTTGAGCAGGCTTTGTGAAATTTACCCACCTGTTGCCCCAGTTTTATAATGTGGTGATCCTCAAGGCGGCGGGGCAACCTGTCAAGGATTCTTGTGGGGTTGTAAAAAACCACCCATGCATCGGTTTTTCCCTGCTTGTACCGGTAAATATATACCCGGTTATTTTTAAGTAACGATTTTGAAAGTAAATTCTCAAAAGGGTAAAGCAGGTTATTTGATAACGCATGAATAATGCGGTGATCCTCTTTAAAGTGCTCATATTTCCCAAAGTAAGCCAGCTTTGCTATAACAATATCGTCATCATGAAAAGTTATCCTGAACACATGGTTGGTTGAAACCATGGCGCTGATATCCTCTATTTCTCTTATTGATTTTGACGCATCATATCCCTCCCACGCTTTTTTTAGTATAAAAGTGTAATCCAACGGCGTCAATGCTTTTGCTTTCGACTTAAGCGGCTGCTCAAGTTCTGCAATGTGTATAGTACTCATTATCAATTATATTATCTCGAAGTATCTTTTTAACTCCCAGTCAGTTACGCTTTTACCAAACTGGCGGCATTCCCATAAACGGGTATTTGTAAAATGATCAACAAAGGCATCTCCGAACATCTCTTTAGCCAGGGCTGAATCTTTCATTAAATTGGTCGCATCATAAAGGTTTGCTGAAAGGCTGCCATTTCTCGTATCCTGGTAACCGTTGCCAACCGTTGCCGGGATATTTAACGGTAACTTGTTTTTGATACCATATAACCCCGATGCCAGTGCTGCTGCCATGGCAATGTACGGATTGGTATCTGATCCGGGAATCCGCGTTTCCAAACGGGTATAATTTTCAGACGTGTGGATTACCCTGAGCGCCGTTGTGCGGTTATCAATACCCCAGGTTACTGTAGTTGGAGCCCAGGCACCCTCAACCAAACGTTTGTAGCTATTAATAGTTGGTGCATACATCGGTAAAATTTGCGGCAGGCAATGTAACTGCCCTGCAAGGTAATGCTTATGCAAATCACTCATATTGTATTCATCATCAGCACTATAAAACAGGTTTTTAGATTGATCCTTCGTCCAAAGACTTTGATGGATATGTCCGCTGCAACCGGGTAAATTTTCGTTCCATTTGGCCATAAACGTTGCCATTATCCCATGCTTGTTAGCTATTTCTTTTACCGCTGTTTTAAATAAAACCGCTTTATCAGCGGCTGCCAGCACATGGTCATGCAATATTGCGGCCTCATAAACCCCAGGGCCGGTTTCTGTATGCAAACCTTCCAGCGGAACGTCAAATTGCAGAAGCAGGTCGAACAGGTCATTATAAAACTCATCATTTAAAGATGTACGTAATATAGAATAGCCAAACATGCCGGGTGTAAGATTCTCCAGGTTGGTAAAGCTTTTTTCTTTTAAACTTTGCGGTGTTTCACTAAAATTGAACCATTCAAATTCCTGCGCAAACTCCGGGTGATAACCCAGGTCATCGCATTGTTTGGCAATCCGTTTTAGCAGACTCCGTCCGCAGGCCGGCAGGTCATTTCCATCGGCTTTACTAAAATCACCCAAAAAGAACGGGATATTCTCATCCCAGGGAACCGTTCTGAAGGTTGAAAGGTCAATGCGGCATAGCTGATCTGGATAGCCGGTGTGCCAGCCGGTAAGTTTCACGTTATCATAACAGGCATCGCTGCTGTCCCAGCCCCAAACCACGTCACAAAATCCATAGCCACCTTCCAGCCCGTCCATAAATTTTTTAAGATGAATTACCTTCCCCCGCAAAACGCCGTCGATATCAGCAAATGCAAACTTTATCTTTTTTATATCGTTTTCCTTAAGGTAGGCTATGATCTGATCTTCGTTCATAAGGCGTAGCATAATTGATGGCGGCAATTTAAGCAACATAAATTTAATGCTTAAATTAAAATTGTCACATTACCTATACGCGCGGCCCGGTATCTTTGTTTAAGCTAATTTAACTATGGAA of Mucilaginibacter xinganensis contains these proteins:
- a CDS encoding glycoside hydrolase 5 family protein produces the protein MRLFNLKSLLAIGLLLTVSPAIFAQKKTVSNIWPAEKANAWYAQHKWINGANFSPSTAINQLEMWQAETFDPATIDRELGYAERIGFNAMRVFLHSVVWKEDPRGFKSRISKYLAIADKHHIQTIFVFFDDCWNPNARPGKQPDPKPGIHNSGWMQDPGRPLTTEADFAALKVYVDDILTTFKHDKRILLWDLYNEPGNGDKNKIASRLLPKVFAWAHAVNPDQPVSSGMWDWNLEALNKVQLKNSDVITYHCYDSPELHQRVVQLLKINNRPVICTEYMARPRNSTFENTMPMLKKENVGAINWGFVSGKTNTIYAWDTPMPDGAEPKVWFHDIFRKDGQPYKQEEVDLIKKLNDK
- a CDS encoding aldose epimerase family protein; this translates as MKLPKKLSAILLPACILAISACNQTSTDKKNTTMTDSTSHALPDTAAYAKTINGKQTHLYILKNKHGMEAAITNYGGRVVSILVPDKEGKLTDVVLGFDSVRGFEKSTERYYGATIGRYGNRIAKGKFKIDGKEYQSSTNNAPNMLHGGKKGFQEMVWDAKLIDSATLELSYLSKDMEEGFPGNLKVKVTYSLTDDNSFKCDYEATTDKKTIVNLTNHAFFNLNGAGSGTVLNHTLQVDADTYVPVDSTLIPLGKIETVANTPFDFRKPVTIGSRINDDNIQLKNGKGYDHNFVLNKHTITTAVATVIGDKSGIKMEVFTEEPGLQFYSGNFMKGLNVMKAGKKDDYRTSFALETQHFPDSPNQPSFPSTILKPGDVYKTQSSYKFSVVK
- a CDS encoding glycoside hydrolase family 43 protein, whose protein sequence is MKQLLNVFLTVLFFNAALAQSHKKEFTNPLLPSGADPWVIYHTGYYYYTSSKGDRIVLYKTKNMADLKSAKEVTVWTPPPNTSYSKEIWAPELHFINHKWYLYFAADEGSNNNHRIYVLENASADPQLGNWTFKGKISDATNKWAIDASVFENKGKLYMIWAGWEGDENGQQNIYIAQLKNPWTVGTKRVKISSPTYNWEKYGDLHDSGNPPHVNVNEGPEILKHNNKLFLVYSASGCWTDYYALGMLSASTDKNLLDSASWTKSAQPVFKQSPENGVYAPGHNSFFKSADGKEDWILYHANSQPGQGCGKDRSPRMQKFSWNADGTPDFGTPVKEGIYITAPSQ
- a CDS encoding TIGR01459 family HAD-type hydrolase; amino-acid sequence: MKRIENFKSIIDKYDIIFFDAFGVIKTYQGLVPGIHKTFDYLEAQGKEYYIVTNDASRSPVQLAESYHRHGLKHITHDRIVSSGMLTKEYLDLKVDDGIVAFLGTPESSHYIDSSGLHTLPVSQINADNIDKVNALIFLDDEGFNWCDDLNKTVNILRKRTIPVIVANTDKAYPVSLSDVGIAIGGIAAMIESIIGKQFIRFGKPDSQMFMFAYDLIREYRPISKKQIVMVGDTLQTDILGGNKFGLDTVLVLSGNTLPKDADNRITSTGIVPTYICDSAVVGLDGFDF
- a CDS encoding glutamine synthetase family protein — its product is MNEDQIIAYLKENDIKKIKFAFADIDGVLRGKVIHLKKFMDGLEGGYGFCDVVWGWDSSDACYDNVKLTGWHTGYPDQLCRIDLSTFRTVPWDENIPFFLGDFSKADGNDLPACGRSLLKRIAKQCDDLGYHPEFAQEFEWFNFSETPQSLKEKSFTNLENLTPGMFGYSILRTSLNDEFYNDLFDLLLQFDVPLEGLHTETGPGVYEAAILHDHVLAAADKAVLFKTAVKEIANKHGIMATFMAKWNENLPGCSGHIHQSLWTKDQSKNLFYSADDEYNMSDLHKHYLAGQLHCLPQILPMYAPTINSYKRLVEGAWAPTTVTWGIDNRTTALRVIHTSENYTRLETRIPGSDTNPYIAMAAALASGLYGIKNKLPLNIPATVGNGYQDTRNGSLSANLYDATNLMKDSALAKEMFGDAFVDHFTNTRLWECRQFGKSVTDWELKRYFEII
- a CDS encoding nucleotidyltransferase family protein, yielding MTGIIILAAGSSSRLGQPKQNLVYQGETLLQRSVRSALATGCHPVVVMLGANADVIKPTIEKFPVYIIYNENWKDGMSSSIHLGINELQKKNAQISGVILMLCDQPFVDARLLNQLVQEKSQKSITACAYNSGIGPPVFFDAYYFPELLLLKGNEGAKNLILKHGDHVTTIPFPSGGIDVDTVEDFENLVSNSDNPGSPL